A stretch of the Ostrea edulis chromosome 9, xbOstEdul1.1, whole genome shotgun sequence genome encodes the following:
- the LOC125659281 gene encoding uncharacterized protein LOC125659281: MSSIRVTGLGTTTREDELKVYFSKPENGGGPIEKIYSPLMNNDAVIIFQESHVAAQVMSLDEHTVSGRKVELYILPPNIFSTIQARVDPAVSLLIESVSSCKDHLLYIINLTLTSDSTGCCILEGNMHQIEMAWEVIGRYIHQQERIHSRASNKGYNSHKNLSQLSHEGKSNRLEPSEHFLSSSGKQENPAPYWSKNGDRAEDNEDDYEADSFFREKGKSKHKEMSIKSQTRDSKFCDRRNLPMEIDDETQVKSAISNVRPVTSPGAEWTQDLGSFSDDRVADLFSHSHKSSDWKPDKLFTASKKIPTSAESHLGNKYPDPITKQSTSYRNETSKTADLPGYHNQRDRPEDILSLQSVNGRESIHAFPSNVGNSSDEDSAEGPTKRFDDANHTFENFSSLIHTNKQKGGASKSSKTTVKSSSALNQVDMDSVKPSTGSSPEKTSSSVIERRLSSHSLLEPQLESLRHSQRAAMMSDLTQANSFTFYADLLKVTVCTGNITEMSTVAIVNAANGSLAHGAGVAGAIARAASPTMERECEEYIRKYGLMSTGEIMHTRAGGRLPREVTHVLHAVGPIWLDNLPDRCMYELILTYVNIFKYANKLWIPSISLPCISSGVFGSPLDVSIKCFLDGALIFHSEVGDSSHLREINLVNTNEDGVATSIAILQSLLDGGQDRATAEAIDRFTRLQEKRRATTNKLRSASARSQIKDDMTTDIGRKTDQVHNETSRARRRSSSLSRLKARSEPAASDKKIHEDSSSKKMPSSLKVSGSSSTLEKKSPRPSSSSRSSSQATYTKHAEESKSPRQPPTMKPALVTTSPPSGGAKPKTKTSQNVTTKNTPLKAGSGATTMEPFYIERELSKLKMNQTSNGAFKSYAREYNEEFHSLPVNLESPSIDKISFCKICHGKIRKSKTLYKCNHTFCVDCIEGQFRKHGPKCPQCGAMYSNSELNKTTSEEVESSPRSLLMSTVVHSSNPHGTMSHMTRRNMCVPGYEYCEGAIEIQYDIPSGKMLRNKDRSSSRSAYTGVQHKAYLPNSSEGRQILCLLKQAFEADLVFRVSSRGTVEWCVSHKTSVHGSNGYPDSTYLRKIREELARRGIR; encoded by the exons ATGTCCAGTATACGTGTCACTGGTCTGGGAACAACAACACGAGAGGACGAGTTGAAGGTGTATTTCAGTAAGCCGGAGAATGGTGGAGGCCCAATAGAGAAGATTTACTCCCCGCTGATGAATAACGATGCTGTCATCATTTTCCAAGAGAGTCATG TGGCAGCACAGGTTATGTCCCTTGATGAGCATACAGTATCGGGCAGAAAAGTGGAGCTGTACATTCTTCCTCCTAAT ATTTTTTCCACCATCCAAGCCAGAGTAGATCCTGCTGTATCCCTGCTGATAGAATCAGTTTCTTCCTGTAAGGACCATCTTCTGTACATCattaatttgaccttgacctccgACTCAACAGGATGTTGTATTTTGGAAGGGAATATGCATCAGATTGAAATGGCATGGGAAGTTATTGGTCGATATATACACCAGCAGGAAAGAATTCATTCAAGAGCATCAAACAAGGGATACAACTCACATAAAAATCTTAGCCAGTTAAGTCATGAGGGGAAATCAAATAGATTAGAGCCATCAGAACATTTTCTTTCAAGCAGTGGCAAGCAAGAGAATCCAGCTCCTTACTGGAGTAAAAATGGAGACAGAGCTGAAGACAATGAAGATGATTATGAAGCAGATTCATTTTTCAGAGAAAAGGGAAAAAGCAAACACAAGGAGATGAGTATTAAAAGTCAGACCAGGGACAGCAAGTTCTGTGACAGAAGGAACTTACCGATGGAAATTGATGATGAAACTCAGGTGAAATCAGCGATCAGTAATGTCCGTCCTGTCACCAGTCCTGGAGCAGAGTGGACCCAAGATCTAGGTTCATTCTCCGACGATCGAGTCGCTGACTTGTTCTCACATTCTCACAAGTCAAGTGACTGGAAGCCAGATAAACTCTTCACGGCGTCAAAGAAAATCCCAACATCTGCTGAATCTCATCTAGGAAATAAATATCCAGATCCGATTACAAAACAGTCAACATCGTATCGAAACGAAACCAGCAAAACTGCTGATCTCCCTGGATACCATAACCAACGGGATCGTCCTGAGGACATTCTGAGTCTGCAAAGTGTCAATGGTCGTGAATCTATTCATGCATTTCCTTCAAACGTAGGCAACAGCTCAGATGAGGATTCTGCTGAGGGACCGACCAAAAG gTTTGATGATGCCAATCATACATTTGAGAACTTCTCTAGTCTGATCCACACTAACAAACAGAAAGGAGGGGCATCAAAATCATCCAAAACGACCGTAAAATCCAGCAGCGCGCTGAACCAGGTGGATATGGACAGTGTGAAACCTAGCACCGGCAGTTCTCCAGAGAAGACGTCATCCTCAGTCATAGAAAGGCGGCTGTCTTCTCATAGTTTACTAGAGCCTCAACTGGAGTCCCTTAGACACAGCCAGCGGGCAGCCATGATGTCTGATCTAACACAGGCCAACAGTTTTACTTTCTATGCCGATTTACTGAAGGTCACTGTCTGTACAGGAAACATCACGGAGATGAGCACCGTCGCCATCGTGAATGCAGCCAATGGGAGCCTTGCTCACGGTGCTGGCGTGGCGGGAGCCATTGCACGAGCAGCCAGTCCCACCATGGAAAGAGAATGTGAagaatatatcagaaaatatggGTTGATGTCCACGGGGGAAATTATGCACACACGTGCAGGGGGCCGACTACCCAGAGAGGTGACTCATGTTCTGCATGCAGTGGGTCCGATCTGGCTGGACAATCTACCTGACAGGTGTATGTATGAACTGATTCTCACCTATGTCAACATCTTCAAGTATGCCAACAAACTATGGATCCCATCAATTTCTCTGCCATGCATCAGTTCAG GAGTATTTGGATCTCCTCTGGACGTTTCCATTAAATGTTTCCTGGATGGTGCACTCATTTTCCACAGTGAGGTAGGAGATTCAAGCCACCTGAGAGAGATAAATCTCGTTAACACGAACGAGGACGGCGTGGCTACTTCCATTGCTATTCTGCAGTCACTCTTGGATGGGGGGCAGGATCGTGCCACAGCAGAGGCCATCGACAGATTTACCAGACTGCAGGAGAAGAGGAGAGCCACAACTAACAAACTGAGATCAGCATCAGCAAGATCGCAGATTAAGGACGACATGACAACTGATATTGGACGGAAAACTGACCAAGTGCACAATGAGACATCTCGTGCTCGTAGAAGATCTAGTTCCTTGTCAAGATTGAAAGCTAGAAGTGAACCAGCAGCTAGTGATAAAAAGATTCATGAAGACAGTTCTAGTAAAAAGATGCCTTCTAGTCTAAAGGTCAGTGGAAGCAGTTCTACTCTGGAGAAGAAATCACCTCGTCCTTCAAGCTCAAGTAGATCTTCAAGTCAAGCTACGTATACTAAACATGCAGAGGAGTCCAAATCTCCACGACAACCACCAACGATGAAACCAGCCCTGGTCACTACCTCTCCACCAAGTGGCGGagcaaaaccaaaaacaaagaCATCTCAAAACGTCACCACAAAAAACACCCCACTTAAAGCTGGTTCTGGGGCAACCACCATGGAGCCCTTTTATATTGAAAGAGAATTATCCAAACTAAAAATGAATCAGACTAGTAATGgtgcattcaaaagttatgccaGAGAATACAACGAAGAATTTCACAGTCTTCCTGTCAACCTGGAGAGTCCCAGTATAGATAAGATTTCCTTCTGTAAAATATGTCATGGAAAAATACGAAAATCAAAAACATTGTACAAATGCAATCACACATTTTGTGTGGATTGCATTGAAGGACAGTTCCGTAAACACGGGCCAAAGTGTCCACAGTGTGGGGCTATGTACTCCAATTCTGAGCTGAATAAGACCACCTCAGAAGAAGTTGAATCCTCACCTCGTAGCTTGTTAATGAGCACAGTGGTCCATTCCTCCAACCCCCATGGTACCATGTCACACATGACCAGGAGGAACATGTGTGTCCCTGGGTATGAGTACTGTGAAGGAGCCATTGAAATTCAGTATGATATTCCCAGTGGAAAAATGCTA AGAAATAAAGATCGGTCCAGCAGTCGCAGTGCGTACACAGGAGTACAACACAAGGCCTACCTCCCTAACTCTTCTGAAGGCAGACAAATATTATGCCTGTTAAAGCAGGCCTTCGAGGCAGATCTGGTGTTTAGAGTCAGCAGCCGAGGAACTGTAGAATGGTGTGTCTCACACAAAACATCAGTGCATGGATCCAA TGGGTATCCAGACTCCACATATCTCAGAAAAATCCGAGAGGAACTAGCTCGCAGAGGCATCAGATGA